The region CAACTTCTTATGGTTTGTCATCATCCCATTATTATATCTATGATAAAGCAGATTTAATTCCTAGTTCTCAAACAGTAGATGGAGCTCCACTTTATTTCTTGGGCGAATTAAAACAAAATATTTCTGGTCCTGCAATGAGTGAAGATTTAGATTATACTAATGGTAAAGTTTTAACTTTAACAGAAAGTGCTTCAAATAAGTATATTTTTGGAAAATTATTCTTTGCAACACATATTGATGCATTAGAAATTGCTTAAAAAATATTTCTAAAAGTTGTTAAATAAATTTATAATTGCAATAAAAATGGTGCTGATTTCTCAGCACCTTTTTATTTAAACTATTTTTTAAGTTCTTTTTTGATTTCAGAAATAAGATATTCAAGTCTATCAAAAACTGCTTCAAAAGGTTCGGAAGAAGTTAAATCAACTCCTCCTAATGCAACGATGTTCATTGGGAAATCGCTACCACCTGCTTTTAACATATTGAAATAATTTTCTAAAGCATTAGGTTCATGATTTTTTACTTTGGAATAAATAGCTATTGAGCAAGCTAAGCAAGTAGCATATTGATAAACATAAAATGGAGAATGGAAAAGATGAGGAATATAAGCCCAAACATTGTTCTTATATGGTTCATTATTCAAATCGATTCCGTAATATTCTTGATATAAATCAGTCATTAATTTTTCAAGAGCTTCCGCGGTTAAAGGTGTTCCGTTTAGTGCTAAATTATGAGCTTGATATTCATAATCGGCAAAAAGAGCTTGACGATAGAAAGTTCCGATTAAATCATCTGCAGCAGATTGAAGTAAGAATAATTTAGTATTATGATCTATATCTTTACTCATGAAATAATCTTGTAACATTTGTTCATTGAATGTTGAAGCTATTTCAGCAACAAATATTGTGTAATTAGAATTGAAATAAGTATTGTTCTCATTTGCTAACATCGTATGAATAGAATGTCCAGCTTCATGAGCTAAAGTGAAGACATCAGAGAAAGTGTCATTGTAATTCAAAAGAATATATGGACCTAAATCATAAAATCCTGTTGAATAGGCACCTGATCTTTTTCCATCTTGGTGATAGACATCAACTCTTCCTGATTCTAATACTTCATGAGCTTTTTTAACAAAATCTCCACCTATATTATTGCAGGCTTCCCAGAATACTTCTTTTCCTTGTTCATAAGTGTATTTTATATCGCTTTTAGCTAATTTAACAAAGCGATCGTAGGTATGAAATGTTTTAAGATTTAAAAAATCTTTCTTTAATTTATAGTAATCTTTTACTACTTGGCTTCTTTTATGAACAGTATTTAATAATGATAGATAAACTGATTCAGGTATATCATTATCATCGAGGAAAGAGGATAAAATTGAGGAATATCCTCTGTTTTTCATTTGAGCAATATTGCTTTGAACAATTCCACTATAGATTCCAGCAAAAGTATTTTTAAGATCATCAAATGGTTTAAACATTGCTTCAAAAGCGATTCTACGATCATCTTGTGAAGTTAAGCTTTGAAGATAAAATCCGTAGTTTGCATGGTTGATTGTTGTTGTTTCACCAGTAGAGAAAGTTACTT is a window of Firmicutes bacterium CAG:345 DNA encoding:
- a CDS encoding oligoendopeptidase F (product inferred by homology to UniProt), with translation MNEQTSWDFTRIFKTKEDYDKCFSKVENSFKELSKFQGNLNNKENVLNFLKQEESSEELFAKLFTYSSMHFDQNQKDPSNQVLRGKVMDLYGKYIQATSFSNSEIIANGTENLESWSKEKEFKPYSYVLKRLIKNQNHILSAKEESIIANYANVTNSLTDLYDMAAVADSKDNEVTFSTGETTTINHANYGFYLQSLTSQDDRRIAFEAMFKPFDDLKNTFAGIYSGIVQSNIAQMKNRGYSSILSSFLDDNDIPESVYLSLLNTVHKRSQVVKDYYKLKKDFLNLKTFHTYDRFVKLAKSDIKYTYEQGKEVFWEACNNIGGDFVKKAHEVLESGRVDVYHQDGKRSGAYSTGFYDLGPYILLNYNDTFSDVFTLAHEAGHSIHTMLANENNTYFNSNYTIFVAEIASTFNEQMLQDYFMSKDIDHNTKLFLLQSAADDLIGTFYRQALFADYEYQAHNLALNGTPLTAEALEKLMTDLYQEYYGIDLNNEPYKNNVWAYIPHLFHSPFYVYQYATCLACSIAIYSKVKNHEPNALENYFNMLKAGGSDFPMNIVALGGVDLTSSEPFEAVFDRLEYLISEIKKELKK